The nucleotide sequence AATAATTTAAAAGCAGTTCAGTTACGCAGTGTAAGATATCTGCACTGGGGGAGTCTTCTGGGATTCAACAGTTATTGCACTCAATCATTGAGAGACTAAAGTTAATGAAGAATAAAtgtcaataaaacatgaatttcatgtttctgtgtttgaagACCTAAAAATGAGATTTAGCCtgaaatttaaaactgaaataaatactTGCACTTTCCAATAATCCCACTTACAGTTGATCATGGAATATTTaggaagaaacaaagaaaacgctctgatctgatcttttttctttttcttttttttaggagtgacagttTAGGGGGAAGTTCAATTTAAATTGAGTTTATATGTCTGAAACATTtgcattttgtgtaatttgttgCATTTCTGAGATGTTTTGAACTTGTATGGCTGCTGCCTTGGTCAGTTCTCTCTTGTAATATATACCATAGGGCTTTGCATAGCAGGAACACAAATCCTGTGGGCTTTAAAAGGAACAGTGAAACCAGTGCCTGCTGAAGTAAGACGTCAGTGGTTTTAATGAGATCAAACTCAGGACAGAAATGCCTGTGAGCCTGCTGAGTAATGCTATCAGAGTTCACTTTATATCAGAACTGCCAGATAAGAGATCATTACGGCAGCAAAGATGCAGGTTCTGTCTCATTCTGATTAGGAGAAATAAAGTTATAAATGCCACTAAATGTTAAGGCAGTCTTTGAAGATTCTTTTACTAAAGGTTTCTGGAGGGAAACAGTACAAAATTGTGTCATCCTGAAAAGACAAGAGACAGAGAAATCACAGAGAGTAAGAAGACTGAAGAGAGGTTATTCTTTCCATGATACTGTGAGCTGTTAGTCGGGCTTCTGAATCACTGTCCCAGCAATCCTCCAGGAGCTCCCTCAGCGCAGCTCCCTGAGaacaataaacatttagtcCACACATTACAGAAACTGCAGGTGTAAGTTGTACCACAACGCCCCTATGTAAGAATACCTGTGGTAGCAGTTCCCAGTGTTCAGGTATATAGGGTCTTTTGTCCATATAGGACACATGCAGGATGAGACTCTCCAGTGTTAAATTGCTTCCCAGCTCTAGTTCATATGGCAAAAGATGCTGTGGTGCAGCTCCACCTGCAGGTGGAAACAGTGGTATTAGTCATAGATGGTATCTGTAATAAATGAGGTCTGTTCACAGAATTTTCTAGGCTTAGTGAATTGAAAATTTGACTTGTCAGCCCAGAAACGAATGCATCAGATTTCAAGCAGCTGGGAAACCAGGCCAGCTGGAGCACACTATTCACCAGTTTCTGATTCATGTCGATTTTCCCCTTTCAGTGACACACCCACTGAAAAGCCAGTGTGGTAACTGATCTCTACTGAGAGGAATGAAAGCTGGACTCTAGCAACAGCCTGCAGTTGTATGGTTGATAATGACAACCCATTACAATAATAAGCTTGCCTTAAAGCAGAGAAAACTGAATGACttgcagttttttgtttcttaattCAGACATCAGAAACACACTGCAGGTGTATGACATGACATTTATCATTTGCAGTGCTGCACCATTgtttacatgtaaaaaaatttCATTTCTAGTCAAATAAAGCTGCACTTTACAGCTACACAATATACAGCAACCTTTTTACAGTGTGCCTAGCCATTTAAGCACTCTGAATAACTTTACCATGACCCTCTGTACTACTCTAAAGAGCCTTGGACTTATTTTTGAACATCATAACATCTACTCATAATGACTAACCTTCAAATAAATCAGAGCAGCGCATCCAGATCTCCCACAGCAGCAGACCCAAAGCGTAAACGTCACCCTGCATGAGAAACATGCTTTCGTTCAGGTTCACAAAGCCTTCCAGGATCTCAGGAGCCATGTAGTGCAGCGTGCCCAGTTGAATACACTACAGAAATACAAATGTATCTATTAGAAATAAGTAATCATAatggatgttttgttttcattttactgACTCTTTAATTCTAGTGTGAAATTTTAATTACTTCAAAAACCAGCAGCAAGTCTAGGTCTTcaagtttttatgttttgttatttaaataagATGATTTGAGTGGATAAACAGTAGTACCTGTGtctcaccttcatgtttttattctggTTGTGCCTGCGGTAAGGCTCCGAACAAGAACGCAGAATGGTGGAGCATCCAAAATCAGACAGGGCACAGGTACCACCTGCCCTCACCAGCACGTTGGAGCTGCTGAGGTCTCTGTGGGCCACAGGAGGTTTGTGCAAATCTGTATGAAAAATCCAATAAACAAGCTTACGCTCACATATCAAGACAGCCTCAGATAAACAGCGTATCATTATTTAAGATTTGTGGCCACATTAGATGAATCACTGCAGCAGATCCATTGTTTGGATGAAAACAACTCATCTTTATTCTTGGTGATAATAGTTTAAAAACACGCACTCTATGCTTCCCACATCAAACAGATAACCCATGCACACATGCATTTGTTGCAATATTATTCTGGCCAGTACCATGGCTGAGAAGGTCAGAGTGGAGATAGGAAAGTCCCTGCGATAGCGACTGGCACAACTTTAGTGAGAACATCCAGCTCGTGGTTTGTTTGGACAAAAAGGAATGAAGAGATCCCTGAAATCAAAGGGATAGCAGACATTCATACCTGAAGCATACAGTGGTTTCAAACAGATAAAGCACTATAGACTTAAAGGCATGGAACATAAACTATTCAACCATAAATATAGAAAAGCAATTATATTTCACACATTAGCATTAGTTTTAAACTTTATGTAGAGCTGTTCTACTCTTACTGATCAACAAGGTTTAACCATACAGTACCGGATTATCCGATCTATGTCCAGTTTAGAATAACAGCTTAATATGACATGAATGTCTTCTGACTATGAGAATGTGAgagctccacacagaaagactaaGTTCAAACTAGAAGCTTCCCTGCTGTGAGGCAGCCGTCCTGACCCCTGACCCATTAAACCTTTATTAATGGTTTTTGTTCATTATACCCATCTTAAAATCTTTACAGTGGTTTCCACTTAGTGTTTGCAATAATTTTATTAGCCTTACTCTACGATAACTCTAGACATCTGATCAGAAATGGTTTTAATGACGAGTGAGCCACATAATCCGACATGTTTCCTTCAGCCTCCGATGGAATCTGAAAGGAGCTGAAATTATTGTGATTAAATAAGAGATGTGGGTAGAATAGCTAgtgtaataaatatttttaaacacagtGGCTTAACCTGGCatataattttacatttttactgtagtgcctgttcatttattcatttttctttaacatttaGTTACGTTACTTTagataatttaaataaatatttttcttttacctaTATATTCTATTTGTCACTTGTAACTTAGTATTAGTTATAAATATTTCTCTGGTCTGTTCCATGCAGTTTTTTCCTTGAGCAGCTGTTGTCTTCGTGCAAAGGTTTTCACTCACATATTCAGCAAATTGCAGCACGATGAACCAGCTTTTGTCATCTGGTTTCCTCCCAGCCCCGAGAAAGTTCATGATGCTAGTATGCTTTAACAGCGGTAGCTCATAAATCTCCTTTTCTGTGTTAAAATTATGTTCATAGCCTGCAGGTAAAAATTTAACAGCCACCACAGAGCCCTGGTATGTCCCTTGAAAAACAGTTGCAAAATGCCCTCGGCCCACAATCTGCAGGACATAAACAAGTAAAGTATCAGAACCTGTATGCATTTCTTGCTGATAATTTGCACACTACCTACTGTGGAATTAAAACCTGTTTCATAGCAGAGCATACCTGCTGTAGCTCGATCTGACTGATGTCGATCTCAGAGGTTTTTGTCCTTTGGCAGGAACAGGAGGGTTGGACGAGGTAATCATGACTGGAGGATTGTAGATTCTTCTCTAAAATATTATAGTAAAGAAGTGATTTAGTTGCCACTCATAGAAAGTAATCTGGCAGTACAATAAAGCCACCATTCATTTGAAAGCTTCCTGATTAGTTACTGAGAGCATGGAAATATGTGACTGAAGAGTAGCAGAGGGAGTACCGTAACACAGATAAAAAACAAGGTCAGTGTAGCGCATAGAATGAAGGCATTTCAAGGCCAAGACATCATGGGAACTCATTTTAACTTTGTGGAAACAATAGCTTTATTCTTCTGTggaattaaaaaagacaaatggaCACATTATTACTGTAttaatactaaaaataaaaggGTAAACCTAATATCTCATCACAGTTGATTGATGTGAACATGCAATGCAAATATTAAACACTACAAATGTAAAACTAAAGGCAGAAAATGGACCTTAAACAAAACACAGTCTTCAGCCTCTGAGCTGGGCAGCTTGTTGTCAACTTTTATCACATGCGACGTTATCCCATAATGAAATTCACGCAAGTTACACATCCCAGAGAATGACTCAACATGTATGGAATGCCAGtactgccaaaatgaattaattaaatacacccttaaataattaattaaatgtgtcaataattaatcaaaattgtaataaattaatgaaatacatatttatgacatatttaatgattaaataattaatttcacattttaattaattattgacacatttaattaattatttcatgatgtatttctttctttctttttggcaGTCCAAACCCCTAGGGCCAGGATTGCCAAAatgaataattaattaattaaatgtcataaatatgtatttaattaattaattcaaattttaattaattattggtACATTTAAtcaattatttaatggtgtatttaattaattcattttggcagtcctggcatTCCATAAACAGAAAGGTGCATCTCTTCATATTGAtgaacatacagacacacagagtgatttagatttttttttttagaaagacAACAAGAACACATTATTTTAGAAATCTGCAAAATTCTTCTTTAAAACTAAAAGTAACATTGTTATTTTTAGGAAAATAACAAACTGAATTTGAGTGTTTTTGCCCTGAACGCTGGACTTCTCTGAGAAATCTGAGGGTAAAGCATAACTTTGAATGTGTAAAAGAAGattcactatttttttttttttttttgtagtggaGTCAGGTCAAACTGAATTACTCAAGTGGTATTtcaatcataaataatgtttttgaagaaaaaagaaccttacttttctttttcaggcaACTTCTCCATTGAGCAGCAACAATACAGAAACACATAAAGAGCAAAATCCCAACCACAATCACAGCCATTTTCATGAAGACAACTAAAAaggggagagaaaaaaggaTTAGGTGCCAGTTgaattgtgaatgaatgatcaTATCTATCGCACATGCGAATGGGTGaagaattaaaggaaaaacacaacCATTTGAGCTAGAGATCTGGTGGGTCTCTGTAATGGTGTGTGAGCCATTTTGCTGGCATGGTGTTGGCTAAGTGCTCCCTCCAAGAAAGCTCCAGATAATGACAAATCAACGCCAAGTGTTGGGTGTCTGGTAATGTTACACTTAATGTGGATTTTTCCTTAAATTTGTCAACCACCTGAATATATATTCAGTATAACAAGAGCCTAACAAGAAAAAGATCCTTGGTTTGATCCCAGGAGGGGACACAAATTCCTTTAGGAAGGACATGAAGTGTTTTAGGCTTTTTAAATGCTTCTAATTATATTATGCTATATTAttcttaaattataaatttattTACTAATGTTacgatttaatgttgtcagtgttttgttttgtgttatgttcaaggatttgttctc is from Oreochromis niloticus isolate F11D_XX linkage group LG20, O_niloticus_UMD_NMBU, whole genome shotgun sequence and encodes:
- the LOC100698588 gene encoding bone morphogenetic protein receptor type-2; this encodes MLVERWRLILALECIMCIYSKPLQQKRRCFFQITESTEHNYRQNKKYTAAGSVSGSVQVCETTDCCVGYYWIINGTPKADVLACDRIEKSCPDETCKAQPRINNQFFTCMCSTDLCNGNITWGKEQTSNPYSYFSVVFMKMAVIVVGILLFMCFCIVAAQWRSCLKKKKKNLQSSSHDYLVQPSCSCQRTKTSEIDISQIELQQIVGRGHFATVFQGTYQGSVVAVKFLPAGYEHNFNTEKEIYELPLLKHTSIMNFLGAGRKPDDKSWFIVLQFAEYGSLHSFLSKQTTSWMFSLKLCQSLSQGLSYLHSDLLSHDLHKPPVAHRDLSSSNVLVRAGGTCALSDFGCSTILRSCSEPYRRHNQNKNMKCIQLGTLHYMAPEILEGFVNLNESMFLMQGDVYALGLLLWEIWMRCSDLFEGGAAPQHLLPYELELGSNLTLESLILHVSYMDKRPYIPEHWELLPQGAALRELLEDCWDSDSEARLTAHSIMERITSLQSSYSL